One part of the Vogesella sp. LIG4 genome encodes these proteins:
- the pabC gene encoding aminodeoxychorismate lyase, translating into MLINGQPGDSIVASDRGLAYGDGLYRTLEVRHGQPLLWHWQWQRLAADCASLRLPCPDEALLLDEIARVAGELPRAVVKIVLTRGSGQRGYAMPTDTTPTRIVSAAAWAGYPAERAEQGVVVRWCATRLAIQPLLAGIKHLNRLENVFARSEWQDAAIAEGLMLDMDGTVVEGTMSNLFIVRGGELLTPPLDRCGVSGAMRACVLQLAANLGIAVREARLLPDDVLTADEAFICNSLAGIWPLRQLEQRQWQAWPLTRRLQQALAD; encoded by the coding sequence ATGCTGATCAACGGCCAGCCGGGCGACAGCATCGTCGCCAGCGATCGCGGCCTCGCCTACGGCGATGGCCTGTATCGCACGCTGGAGGTGCGTCATGGCCAGCCGCTGCTGTGGCACTGGCAATGGCAAAGGTTGGCCGCAGACTGCGCCAGCCTGCGTCTGCCTTGTCCGGACGAAGCCTTGTTGCTGGACGAGATCGCGCGCGTGGCCGGCGAGTTGCCGCGCGCGGTGGTGAAGATCGTGCTGACCCGCGGCAGCGGCCAGCGCGGCTACGCCATGCCGACAGACACTACGCCGACGCGCATCGTCAGCGCCGCCGCCTGGGCTGGCTATCCGGCCGAGCGCGCGGAGCAGGGCGTGGTGGTGCGCTGGTGCGCCACGCGGCTGGCGATCCAGCCGCTGCTGGCCGGCATCAAGCACCTGAACCGGCTGGAAAACGTGTTCGCACGCAGCGAGTGGCAGGATGCCGCCATTGCCGAAGGGCTGATGCTGGACATGGATGGCACGGTGGTGGAAGGCACCATGAGCAATCTGTTCATCGTGCGCGGCGGCGAACTGCTGACCCCGCCGCTTGACCGCTGCGGCGTCAGCGGTGCCATGCGCGCCTGTGTGCTGCAGCTTGCGGCCAACCTTGGCATCGCCGTGCGCGAAGCACGGCTGCTGCCGGACGACGTGCTGACGGCGGACGAAGCCTTTATCTGCAACAGCCTGGCCGGCATCTGGCCGCTGCGCCAGCTGGAGCAGCGGCAGTGGCAGGCGTGGCCGCTGACGCGGCGGCTGCAACAAGCGTTAGCGGACTAG
- a CDS encoding DUF4936 family protein codes for MALSLYIYYRVDGNFLPMQQQANALLAEIQQKTGIAGRLLRRRDDAQTWMEIYEPIGDAAAFGAALQAAVSHQPLLAALQRHEEWFQPLDT; via the coding sequence ATGGCACTGTCGCTGTACATCTATTACCGGGTTGACGGCAATTTCCTGCCAATGCAGCAGCAGGCAAATGCACTACTGGCAGAAATTCAGCAAAAAACCGGAATAGCGGGACGATTGTTGCGACGTCGCGATGACGCGCAAACCTGGATGGAAATCTACGAGCCGATCGGCGACGCCGCTGCCTTCGGCGCTGCGCTGCAGGCCGCCGTCAGCCACCAGCCGCTACTGGCGGCGCTGCAGCGGCATGAGGAGTGGTTCCAGCCGCTGGATACCTAG
- a CDS encoding prephenate dehydrogenase/arogenate dehydrogenase family protein: MQVGEGGLTLVVIGVGLIGGSFALALKRAGKVARVIGVGRSAANLQRAVELGVIDEASHDAATAVARADLVLVATPVGQMGRVFAEIAPHLPADCVLTDGGSTKSDVVALMRQHLPGQLAHCVPAHPIAGSDLSGAAAAQYGLYDNRRIVVTPLPETDPTAAELVRELWQACGARVYQMSAGEHDAVFATVSHLPHLLAFAYVDAIVGKADAERCFDFAATGFRDFTRIAGSHPEMWRDIALANRDALLVELDTFQQTLDALRAELEAGDAEAMMQRFERARAARQSWQQKFNRGNA, translated from the coding sequence ATGCAGGTGGGTGAGGGCGGCTTGACCCTGGTAGTGATCGGCGTCGGCCTGATCGGCGGTTCGTTTGCCCTGGCGCTGAAGCGCGCCGGCAAGGTGGCGCGGGTGATCGGCGTCGGGCGTTCTGCGGCCAACCTGCAGCGGGCGGTGGAGCTGGGGGTAATCGACGAAGCCAGCCACGACGCGGCAACGGCGGTGGCCCGCGCCGACCTGGTGCTGGTGGCCACCCCGGTAGGGCAGATGGGGCGCGTGTTCGCCGAGATCGCGCCGCACCTGCCTGCCGATTGCGTGCTCACCGATGGCGGCAGTACCAAGAGCGACGTGGTGGCGCTGATGCGCCAGCACCTGCCTGGCCAGCTGGCGCATTGCGTGCCGGCGCACCCGATTGCCGGCTCCGACCTGTCCGGCGCCGCTGCTGCGCAGTACGGCCTGTACGACAACCGCCGCATCGTGGTGACGCCGCTGCCGGAAACCGACCCCACCGCCGCCGAACTGGTGCGCGAGCTGTGGCAGGCCTGCGGCGCCCGCGTCTACCAGATGAGCGCCGGCGAGCACGATGCGGTGTTCGCCACCGTCAGCCACCTACCGCACCTGCTGGCCTTCGCCTATGTGGACGCCATTGTCGGCAAGGCCGATGCCGAGCGCTGTTTCGACTTCGCCGCCACCGGTTTTCGCGACTTCACCCGCATTGCCGGCAGCCATCCGGAAATGTGGCGCGACATCGCCCTGGCCAACCGCGATGCGCTACTGGTGGAGCTGGATACCTTCCAGCAGACGCTGGACGCGCTGCGCGCCGAGCTGGAAGCCGGCGATGCCGAGGCGATGATGCAGCGCTTTGAGCGCGCCCGCGCCGCCCGCCAGAGCTGGCAGCAGAAATTCAACCGGGGTAACGCATGA
- a CDS encoding YaiI/YqxD family protein has translation MTIWVDADACPGVIKDILFRAAERTGVATVLVANQLLRVPPSPHIRALQVPAGFDVADNHIAQQAQPGDIVVTADIPLAAQVVAKGALALNPRGELYSDATIREALALRNFMTELRDSGVQTGGPAAFSQRDRANFAAQLDKLLHKLAAKR, from the coding sequence ATGACCATCTGGGTGGATGCCGATGCCTGTCCCGGCGTGATCAAGGACATCCTGTTCCGTGCCGCCGAGCGCACCGGCGTGGCCACCGTGCTGGTGGCCAACCAGCTGCTGCGGGTGCCGCCATCGCCGCACATCCGCGCGCTGCAGGTGCCGGCCGGTTTCGATGTGGCCGACAACCACATCGCGCAGCAGGCGCAGCCGGGTGACATCGTGGTGACGGCGGACATTCCGCTGGCGGCGCAGGTGGTGGCCAAGGGCGCGCTGGCGCTGAACCCGCGCGGCGAGCTGTACAGCGATGCCACCATCCGCGAAGCGCTGGCGCTGCGCAACTTCATGACCGAGCTGCGCGACAGCGGGGTGCAGACCGGCGGCCCGGCGGCATTCAGCCAGCGCGACCGCGCCAACTTCGCCGCACAGCTGGACAAGCTGCTGCACAAGTTGGCCGCAAAACGCTAA
- a CDS encoding nucleoside triphosphate pyrophosphohydrolase family protein: MSDPFSLRRDFMQRFDMNLPAQPQYHAEALTMWQNMLQEEWQEFMTALQDYQRIQQADAAGQTRLRAELAAEGVDVLNVLIGLLLSQGLPLEDMFAAIHAANLAKCVDGKVVRREDGKILKPAGWQPADKEGVIRASGG, translated from the coding sequence ATGAGCGACCCATTCAGCCTGCGCCGCGACTTCATGCAGCGCTTTGACATGAATCTCCCCGCCCAGCCGCAATATCACGCCGAGGCGCTGACCATGTGGCAGAACATGCTGCAGGAGGAGTGGCAGGAATTCATGACCGCACTGCAGGACTACCAGCGCATCCAGCAGGCCGATGCTGCCGGGCAGACCCGGCTGCGCGCCGAACTGGCAGCCGAGGGCGTGGACGTACTGAATGTACTGATCGGCCTGCTGCTGTCGCAGGGGCTGCCGCTGGAAGACATGTTCGCCGCCATTCATGCGGCCAATCTGGCCAAGTGCGTGGACGGCAAGGTGGTGCGCCGTGAAGACGGCAAGATATTGAAACCGGCCGGCTGGCAGCCGGCGGATAAAGAGGGCGTGATTCGCGCCAGCGGCGGCTAA